GTTGGTGGCTTGGCGTGCGGCTTCGTGCAGCACCTCGTGATGATCCAACGATTCGCCGGTCATTCCAGCGGCGGCGTTGGTAATCAGCGAAATCGCGGCAGGCTCGATGCCCAGTTTCGCGGCGGTTTCCATCTCGTGGGCGGTGGACATTCCGACTGCGTCGGCCCCCCACGACCGCATGGCGCGAATCTCCGCGCTGGTTTCGTAACTCGGCCCAGTCACCGCACAATAGACGCCCTGATGCAGCCGCAGTTCCAGCGATGCAGCCACTTCGTGCAGCAATCCGATCAATCGCGGCGAATAGACGGACGGTCGCGGCGATTGAAATTGCACGGCATCCGCGGGCGATTTCCACCACAGATGATCGCGGATGGCCATGAGCGATCCCGGCCCGAGCGTCATGGCGATGCCCCCGGCCGCGTTCGTGGCCAACAGATGTGGCACACCCAATTCCGCAATCAGCCGCACGGGTCGCTCCACCTGTTGCGGCGGATGCCCTT
This DNA window, taken from Tuwongella immobilis, encodes the following:
- a CDS encoding purine-nucleoside phosphorylase; the protein is MSEAFSAFAAQVRQHSPQLAVILGSGMGTLAADWPVLAQLRYVEIPGMVATTVVGHAGMLTLNAVAGVPVLLFQGRFHFYEGHPPQQVERPVRLIAELGVPHLLATNAAGGIAMTLGPGSLMAIRDHLWWKSPADAVQFQSPRPSVYSPRLIGLLHEVAASLELRLHQGVYCAVTGPSYETSAEIRAMRSWGADAVGMSTAHEMETAAKLGIEPAAISLITNAAAGMTGESLDHHEVLHEAARQATNIGRIIAGLATRLAATT